One genomic segment of Pongo abelii isolate AG06213 chromosome 13, NHGRI_mPonAbe1-v2.0_pri, whole genome shotgun sequence includes these proteins:
- the PTPDC1 gene encoding protein tyrosine phosphatase domain-containing protein 1 isoform X2, with the protein MQVQDATRRPSAVHFLSSFLQGRRHSTSDPVLRLQQARRGSGLGSGSATKLLSSSSLQVMVAVSSVSHAEGNPTFPERKRNLERPTPKYTKVGERLRHVIPGHMACSMACGGRACKYENPARWSEQEQAIKGVYSSWVTDNILAMARPSSELLEKYHIIDQFLSHGIKTVINLQRPGEHASCGNPLEQESGFTYLPEAFMEAGIYFYNFGWKDYGVASLTTILDMVKVMTFALQEGKVAIHCHAGLGRTGVLIACYLVFATRMTADQAIIFVRAKRPNSIQTRGQLLCVREFTQFLTPLRNIFSCCDPKAHAVTLAQYLIRQRHLLHGYEARLLKHVPKIIHLVCKLLLDLAENRPVMMKDVSEGPGLSAEIEKTMSEMVTMQLDKELLRHDSDVSNPPNPTAVAADFDNRGMIFSNEQEFDPLWKRRNVECLQPLTHLKRRLSYSDSDLKRAENLLEQGETPQTVPAQVLVGHNPRQQKLISHCYIPQSPEPDLHKEALVRSTLSFWSQSKFGGLEGLKDNGSPIFHGRIIPKEAQQGRAFSADVSGSHSPGEPVSPSFANVHKDPNPAHQQVSHCQCKTRGVGSPGSVRQNSRTPRSPLDCGSSPKAQFLVEHETQDSKDLSEAASHSTLQSELSAEARRILAAKALANLNESVEKEELKRKVEMWQKELNSRDGAWERICGERDPFILCSLMWSWVEQLKEPVITKEDVDMLVDRRADAAEALFLLEKGQHQTILCVLHCIVNLQTIPMDVEEAFLAHAIKAFTKVNFDSENGPTVYNTLKKIFKHTLEEKRKMTKDGPKPGL; encoded by the exons ATGCAGGTGCAGGATGCAACCAGGCGGCCCTCAGCCGTGCACTTCCTCAGCTCCTTTCTCCAGGGCCGCCGGCACTCCACCTCAGACCCAGTACTGCGGCTGCAGCAGGCCCGGCGGGGCTCTGGCTTGGGCTCCGGCTCTGCCACGAAGCTGCTGTCCTCGTCCTCTCTCCAGGTGATGGTGGCTGTTTCCTCAGTCAGCCATGCAGAGGGAAACCCAACTTTCCccgaaagaaaaa GAAATTTAGAACGTCCAACACCAAAGTACACAAAAGTAGGAGAGCGTTTACGGCATGTCATTCCTGGACACATGGCGTGTTCCATGGCGTGTGGTGGTAGAGCTTGCAAGTATGAGAACCCAGCCCGCTGGAGTGAGCAGGAGCAAGCCATTAAGGGGGTTTACTCATCCTG GGTCACTGATAATATACTGGCCATGGCCCGCCCATCCTCTGAGCTCCTGGAGAAGTACCACATCATTGATCAGTTCCTCAG CCATGGCATAAAAACAGTAATCAACCTCCAGCGCCCTGGTGAGCATGCTAGCTGTGGGAACCCTCTGGAACAAGAAAGTGGCTTCACATACCTTCCTGAGGCTTTCATGGAGGCTGGCA tttACTTCTACAATTTTGGATGGAAGGATTATGGTGTAGCATCTCTTACTACTATCCTAGATATGGTGAAGGTGATGACATTTGCCTTACAGGAAGGAAAAGTAGCTATCCATTGTCATGCGGGGCTTGGTCGAACAG GTGTTTTAATAGCCTGTTACTTAGTTTTTGCAACGAGAATGACTGCTGACCAAGCAATTATATTTGTGCGGGCAAAGCGACCCAATTCCATACAAACCAGAGGACAGCTCCTCTGTGTAAGGGAATTTACTCAGTTTCTAACTCCTCTCCGCAATATATTCTCTTGCTGTGATCCCAAAGCACATGCTGTCACCTTAGCTCAATATCTAATTCGCCAGCGTCATCTGCTTCATGGTTATGAGGCACGACTTCTGAAACACGTGCCAAAAATTATCCACCTAGTTTGCAAATTGCTGCTGGACTTAGCGGAGAACAGGCCAGTGATGATGAAGGATGTGTCCGAAGGACCTGGTCTCTCTGCTGAAATAGAAAAGACCATGTCTGAGATGGTCACCATGCAGCTGGATAAAGAGTTACTGAGGCATGACAGTGATGTGTCCAACCCGCCTAACCCCACTGCAGTGGCAGCAGATTTTGACAATCGAGGCATGATTTTCTCCAATGAGCAAGAGTTTGACCCTCTTTGGAAAAGGCGGAATGTTGAGTGCCTTCAACCCCTGACTCATCTGAAAAGGCGGCTCAGCTACAGTGACTCAGATTTAAAGAGGGCCGAGAACCTCCTGGAGCAAGGGGAGACTCCACAGACAGTGCCTGCCCAGGTCTTGGTTGGCCACAACCCCAGGCAGCAGAAGCTCATAAGCCATTGTTACATCCCACAGTCTCCAGAACCAGACTTACACAAGGAAGCCTTGGTTCGCAGCACACTTTCTTTCTGGAGTCAGTCAAAGTTTGGAGGCCTGGAAGGACTCAAAGATAATGGGTCACCAATTTTCCATGGAAGGATCATTCCAAAGGAAGCACAGCAGGGTAGAGCTTTCTCTGCAGATGTTTCAGGCTCACACAGCCCTGGGGAGCCAGTTTCACCCAGCTTTGCAAATGTCCATAAGGATCCAAACCCTGCTCACCAGCAAGTGTCTCACTGTCAGTGTAAAACTCGTGGTGTTGGGAGCCCTGGCTCTGTCAGGCAGAACAGCAGGACACCCCGAAGCCCTCTGGACTGTGGCTCCAGTCCCAAAGCACAGTTCTTGGTTGAACATGAAACCCAGGACAGTAAAGATCTGTCTGAAGCAGCTTCACACTCTACATTACAGTCTGAATTGAGTGCTGAGGCAAGAAGAATACTGGCGGCCAAAGCCCTAGCAAATTTAAATGAATCTGTAGAAAAGGAGGAACTAAAAAGGAAGGTAGAAATGTGGCAG aAAGAGCTTAATTCCCGAGATGGAGCTTGGGAAAGAATATGTGGCGAGAGGGACCCTTTCATCCTATGCAGCTTGATGTGGTCTTGGGTGGAGCAACTGAAGGAGCCTGTAATCACCAAAGAGGATGTGGACATGTTGGTTGACAGGCGAGCAGATGCCGCAGAAGCACTGTTTTTATTAGAGAAG ggacAGCACCAGACTATTCTCTGCGTGTTGCACTGCATAGTGAACCTGCAGACAATTCCCATGGATGTGGAGGAAGCTTTCCTTGCCCATGCCATTAAGGCGTTCACTAAG
- the PTPDC1 gene encoding protein tyrosine phosphatase domain-containing protein 1 isoform X1 has translation MQVQDATRRPSAVHFLSSFLQGRRHSTSDPVLRLQQARRGSGLGSGSATKLLSSSSLQVMVAVSSVSHAEGNPTFPERKSKGNLERPTPKYTKVGERLRHVIPGHMACSMACGGRACKYENPARWSEQEQAIKGVYSSWVTDNILAMARPSSELLEKYHIIDQFLSHGIKTVINLQRPGEHASCGNPLEQESGFTYLPEAFMEAGIYFYNFGWKDYGVASLTTILDMVKVMTFALQEGKVAIHCHAGLGRTGVLIACYLVFATRMTADQAIIFVRAKRPNSIQTRGQLLCVREFTQFLTPLRNIFSCCDPKAHAVTLAQYLIRQRHLLHGYEARLLKHVPKIIHLVCKLLLDLAENRPVMMKDVSEGPGLSAEIEKTMSEMVTMQLDKELLRHDSDVSNPPNPTAVAADFDNRGMIFSNEQEFDPLWKRRNVECLQPLTHLKRRLSYSDSDLKRAENLLEQGETPQTVPAQVLVGHNPRQQKLISHCYIPQSPEPDLHKEALVRSTLSFWSQSKFGGLEGLKDNGSPIFHGRIIPKEAQQGRAFSADVSGSHSPGEPVSPSFANVHKDPNPAHQQVSHCQCKTRGVGSPGSVRQNSRTPRSPLDCGSSPKAQFLVEHETQDSKDLSEAASHSTLQSELSAEARRILAAKALANLNESVEKEELKRKVEMWQKELNSRDGAWERICGERDPFILCSLMWSWVEQLKEPVITKEDVDMLVDRRADAAEALFLLEKGQHQTILCVLHCIVNLQTIPMDVEEAFLAHAIKAFTKVNFDSENGPTVYNTLKKIFKHTLEEKRKMTKDGPKPGL, from the exons ATGCAGGTGCAGGATGCAACCAGGCGGCCCTCAGCCGTGCACTTCCTCAGCTCCTTTCTCCAGGGCCGCCGGCACTCCACCTCAGACCCAGTACTGCGGCTGCAGCAGGCCCGGCGGGGCTCTGGCTTGGGCTCCGGCTCTGCCACGAAGCTGCTGTCCTCGTCCTCTCTCCAGGTGATGGTGGCTGTTTCCTCAGTCAGCCATGCAGAGGGAAACCCAACTTTCCccgaaagaaaaagtaaag GAAATTTAGAACGTCCAACACCAAAGTACACAAAAGTAGGAGAGCGTTTACGGCATGTCATTCCTGGACACATGGCGTGTTCCATGGCGTGTGGTGGTAGAGCTTGCAAGTATGAGAACCCAGCCCGCTGGAGTGAGCAGGAGCAAGCCATTAAGGGGGTTTACTCATCCTG GGTCACTGATAATATACTGGCCATGGCCCGCCCATCCTCTGAGCTCCTGGAGAAGTACCACATCATTGATCAGTTCCTCAG CCATGGCATAAAAACAGTAATCAACCTCCAGCGCCCTGGTGAGCATGCTAGCTGTGGGAACCCTCTGGAACAAGAAAGTGGCTTCACATACCTTCCTGAGGCTTTCATGGAGGCTGGCA tttACTTCTACAATTTTGGATGGAAGGATTATGGTGTAGCATCTCTTACTACTATCCTAGATATGGTGAAGGTGATGACATTTGCCTTACAGGAAGGAAAAGTAGCTATCCATTGTCATGCGGGGCTTGGTCGAACAG GTGTTTTAATAGCCTGTTACTTAGTTTTTGCAACGAGAATGACTGCTGACCAAGCAATTATATTTGTGCGGGCAAAGCGACCCAATTCCATACAAACCAGAGGACAGCTCCTCTGTGTAAGGGAATTTACTCAGTTTCTAACTCCTCTCCGCAATATATTCTCTTGCTGTGATCCCAAAGCACATGCTGTCACCTTAGCTCAATATCTAATTCGCCAGCGTCATCTGCTTCATGGTTATGAGGCACGACTTCTGAAACACGTGCCAAAAATTATCCACCTAGTTTGCAAATTGCTGCTGGACTTAGCGGAGAACAGGCCAGTGATGATGAAGGATGTGTCCGAAGGACCTGGTCTCTCTGCTGAAATAGAAAAGACCATGTCTGAGATGGTCACCATGCAGCTGGATAAAGAGTTACTGAGGCATGACAGTGATGTGTCCAACCCGCCTAACCCCACTGCAGTGGCAGCAGATTTTGACAATCGAGGCATGATTTTCTCCAATGAGCAAGAGTTTGACCCTCTTTGGAAAAGGCGGAATGTTGAGTGCCTTCAACCCCTGACTCATCTGAAAAGGCGGCTCAGCTACAGTGACTCAGATTTAAAGAGGGCCGAGAACCTCCTGGAGCAAGGGGAGACTCCACAGACAGTGCCTGCCCAGGTCTTGGTTGGCCACAACCCCAGGCAGCAGAAGCTCATAAGCCATTGTTACATCCCACAGTCTCCAGAACCAGACTTACACAAGGAAGCCTTGGTTCGCAGCACACTTTCTTTCTGGAGTCAGTCAAAGTTTGGAGGCCTGGAAGGACTCAAAGATAATGGGTCACCAATTTTCCATGGAAGGATCATTCCAAAGGAAGCACAGCAGGGTAGAGCTTTCTCTGCAGATGTTTCAGGCTCACACAGCCCTGGGGAGCCAGTTTCACCCAGCTTTGCAAATGTCCATAAGGATCCAAACCCTGCTCACCAGCAAGTGTCTCACTGTCAGTGTAAAACTCGTGGTGTTGGGAGCCCTGGCTCTGTCAGGCAGAACAGCAGGACACCCCGAAGCCCTCTGGACTGTGGCTCCAGTCCCAAAGCACAGTTCTTGGTTGAACATGAAACCCAGGACAGTAAAGATCTGTCTGAAGCAGCTTCACACTCTACATTACAGTCTGAATTGAGTGCTGAGGCAAGAAGAATACTGGCGGCCAAAGCCCTAGCAAATTTAAATGAATCTGTAGAAAAGGAGGAACTAAAAAGGAAGGTAGAAATGTGGCAG aAAGAGCTTAATTCCCGAGATGGAGCTTGGGAAAGAATATGTGGCGAGAGGGACCCTTTCATCCTATGCAGCTTGATGTGGTCTTGGGTGGAGCAACTGAAGGAGCCTGTAATCACCAAAGAGGATGTGGACATGTTGGTTGACAGGCGAGCAGATGCCGCAGAAGCACTGTTTTTATTAGAGAAG ggacAGCACCAGACTATTCTCTGCGTGTTGCACTGCATAGTGAACCTGCAGACAATTCCCATGGATGTGGAGGAAGCTTTCCTTGCCCATGCCATTAAGGCGTTCACTAAG
- the PTPDC1 gene encoding protein tyrosine phosphatase domain-containing protein 1 isoform X7: MACSMACGGRACKYENPARWSEQEQAIKGVYSSWVTDNILAMARPSSELLEKYHIIDQFLSHGIKTVINLQRPGEHASCGNPLEQESGFTYLPEAFMEAGIYFYNFGWKDYGVASLTTILDMVKVMTFALQEGKVAIHCHAGLGRTGVLIACYLVFATRMTADQAIIFVRAKRPNSIQTRGQLLCVREFTQFLTPLRNIFSCCDPKAHAVTLAQYLIRQRHLLHGYEARLLKHVPKIIHLVCKLLLDLAENRPVMMKDVSEGPGLSAEIEKTMSEMVTMQLDKELLRHDSDVSNPPNPTAVAADFDNRGMIFSNEQEFDPLWKRRNVECLQPLTHLKRRLSYSDSDLKRAENLLEQGETPQTVPAQVLVGHNPRQQKLISHCYIPQSPEPDLHKEALVRSTLSFWSQSKFGGLEGLKDNGSPIFHGRIIPKEAQQGRAFSADVSGSHSPGEPVSPSFANVHKDPNPAHQQVSHCQCKTRGVGSPGSVRQNSRTPRSPLDCGSSPKAQFLVEHETQDSKDLSEAASHSTLQSELSAEARRILAAKALANLNESVEKEELKRKVEMWQKELNSRDGAWERICGERDPFILCSLMWSWVEQLKEPVITKEDVDMLVDRRADAAEALFLLEKGQHQTILCVLHCIVNLQTIPMDVEEAFLAHAIKAFTKVNFDSENGPTVYNTLKKIFKHTLEEKRKMTKDGPKPGL; this comes from the exons ATGGCGTGTTCCATGGCGTGTGGTGGTAGAGCTTGCAAGTATGAGAACCCAGCCCGCTGGAGTGAGCAGGAGCAAGCCATTAAGGGGGTTTACTCATCCTG GGTCACTGATAATATACTGGCCATGGCCCGCCCATCCTCTGAGCTCCTGGAGAAGTACCACATCATTGATCAGTTCCTCAG CCATGGCATAAAAACAGTAATCAACCTCCAGCGCCCTGGTGAGCATGCTAGCTGTGGGAACCCTCTGGAACAAGAAAGTGGCTTCACATACCTTCCTGAGGCTTTCATGGAGGCTGGCA tttACTTCTACAATTTTGGATGGAAGGATTATGGTGTAGCATCTCTTACTACTATCCTAGATATGGTGAAGGTGATGACATTTGCCTTACAGGAAGGAAAAGTAGCTATCCATTGTCATGCGGGGCTTGGTCGAACAG GTGTTTTAATAGCCTGTTACTTAGTTTTTGCAACGAGAATGACTGCTGACCAAGCAATTATATTTGTGCGGGCAAAGCGACCCAATTCCATACAAACCAGAGGACAGCTCCTCTGTGTAAGGGAATTTACTCAGTTTCTAACTCCTCTCCGCAATATATTCTCTTGCTGTGATCCCAAAGCACATGCTGTCACCTTAGCTCAATATCTAATTCGCCAGCGTCATCTGCTTCATGGTTATGAGGCACGACTTCTGAAACACGTGCCAAAAATTATCCACCTAGTTTGCAAATTGCTGCTGGACTTAGCGGAGAACAGGCCAGTGATGATGAAGGATGTGTCCGAAGGACCTGGTCTCTCTGCTGAAATAGAAAAGACCATGTCTGAGATGGTCACCATGCAGCTGGATAAAGAGTTACTGAGGCATGACAGTGATGTGTCCAACCCGCCTAACCCCACTGCAGTGGCAGCAGATTTTGACAATCGAGGCATGATTTTCTCCAATGAGCAAGAGTTTGACCCTCTTTGGAAAAGGCGGAATGTTGAGTGCCTTCAACCCCTGACTCATCTGAAAAGGCGGCTCAGCTACAGTGACTCAGATTTAAAGAGGGCCGAGAACCTCCTGGAGCAAGGGGAGACTCCACAGACAGTGCCTGCCCAGGTCTTGGTTGGCCACAACCCCAGGCAGCAGAAGCTCATAAGCCATTGTTACATCCCACAGTCTCCAGAACCAGACTTACACAAGGAAGCCTTGGTTCGCAGCACACTTTCTTTCTGGAGTCAGTCAAAGTTTGGAGGCCTGGAAGGACTCAAAGATAATGGGTCACCAATTTTCCATGGAAGGATCATTCCAAAGGAAGCACAGCAGGGTAGAGCTTTCTCTGCAGATGTTTCAGGCTCACACAGCCCTGGGGAGCCAGTTTCACCCAGCTTTGCAAATGTCCATAAGGATCCAAACCCTGCTCACCAGCAAGTGTCTCACTGTCAGTGTAAAACTCGTGGTGTTGGGAGCCCTGGCTCTGTCAGGCAGAACAGCAGGACACCCCGAAGCCCTCTGGACTGTGGCTCCAGTCCCAAAGCACAGTTCTTGGTTGAACATGAAACCCAGGACAGTAAAGATCTGTCTGAAGCAGCTTCACACTCTACATTACAGTCTGAATTGAGTGCTGAGGCAAGAAGAATACTGGCGGCCAAAGCCCTAGCAAATTTAAATGAATCTGTAGAAAAGGAGGAACTAAAAAGGAAGGTAGAAATGTGGCAG aAAGAGCTTAATTCCCGAGATGGAGCTTGGGAAAGAATATGTGGCGAGAGGGACCCTTTCATCCTATGCAGCTTGATGTGGTCTTGGGTGGAGCAACTGAAGGAGCCTGTAATCACCAAAGAGGATGTGGACATGTTGGTTGACAGGCGAGCAGATGCCGCAGAAGCACTGTTTTTATTAGAGAAG ggacAGCACCAGACTATTCTCTGCGTGTTGCACTGCATAGTGAACCTGCAGACAATTCCCATGGATGTGGAGGAAGCTTTCCTTGCCCATGCCATTAAGGCGTTCACTAAG